The following are encoded together in the Halopseudomonas salegens genome:
- a CDS encoding adenine phosphoribosyltransferase, with the protein MIFDEYSIKSQVRPVPNFPKPGVTFRDITPLYQSPRAMRMIADSLIQRYVDSPITHIGAIDARGFLLGAVIAYELNKPLVLLRKPGKLPADALRQSYQSEYGESALEIHRDALQAGDQVLLLDDLIATGGTFLAAARLVKQLGADVYEAAAIIDLPDLGGSRLMQDADIPTFTLCAFAADE; encoded by the coding sequence ATGATTTTCGACGAATACAGTATCAAGTCTCAGGTGAGGCCGGTCCCGAACTTTCCCAAACCCGGGGTCACTTTCCGTGACATTACCCCTCTGTATCAATCGCCACGTGCCATGCGCATGATTGCCGACAGCCTGATTCAACGCTATGTGGACAGTCCGATTACGCATATCGGTGCTATTGATGCGCGCGGATTTCTTCTCGGCGCGGTGATAGCCTATGAATTGAACAAGCCCCTGGTATTGCTGCGCAAGCCGGGTAAATTGCCAGCGGACGCTCTGCGGCAGAGCTACCAGAGCGAGTATGGCGAATCTGCCCTGGAGATCCACCGCGATGCCTTGCAGGCCGGCGATCAGGTATTGTTGCTGGATGATCTGATCGCCACCGGTGGCACCTTCCTCGCCGCTGCCCGGCTGGTCAAACAACTGGGTGCCGACGTCTACGAAGCTGCCGCCATCATTGACCTGCCTGATCTGGGTGGCTCTCGCCTGATGCAGGATGCCGATATTCCCACCTTTACTCTGTGCGCCTTTGCCGCAGACGAGTAG
- a CDS encoding response regulator: MAQATLPPDTRLLLIDDHQIYLDGLGLTLSNLGEGVIIDHAGTARDAELQVAQHSYDLILLDLQLPDSSGLSLLQRLRDIDPVAPIAILTASNSPSDQEAALQSGAAGFISKTANGQLLQDAVTRLLFGEQVVIAGDNQPLDRQSCARELGVTPRQLEILDLLAEGLPNKVICQRLSLSEDTVKTHLKALFSTLNCHNRTECVAQARRLGLVSF; the protein is encoded by the coding sequence ATGGCCCAAGCCACCTTGCCGCCAGATACACGCCTGCTGCTGATTGACGATCACCAGATCTATCTGGATGGACTGGGACTCACCCTCAGCAACCTGGGCGAAGGCGTTATCATTGATCATGCCGGTACCGCTCGTGATGCCGAACTGCAGGTAGCCCAGCACAGTTACGACCTGATCCTGCTGGATTTGCAGCTCCCCGACAGCAGTGGTCTCAGCCTCCTGCAACGTCTGCGTGATATTGACCCGGTTGCACCGATCGCCATTCTCACCGCCAGCAACAGCCCCAGCGACCAGGAAGCCGCCTTGCAATCCGGCGCTGCCGGGTTCATCAGCAAAACCGCCAATGGTCAGTTGCTACAGGATGCGGTAACCCGGTTACTGTTTGGTGAACAAGTCGTCATTGCCGGCGATAATCAGCCACTTGACCGGCAAAGCTGTGCGCGTGAACTGGGCGTTACCCCACGTCAACTGGAAATCCTCGACCTGTTGGCCGAGGGCCTCCCCAACAAGGTAATCTGCCAGCGCCTGTCGCTCTCCGAAGATACGGTCAAAACCCATCTAAAGGCACTGTTTTCCACCCTCAACTGCCATAACCGAACCGAGTGCGTAGCTCAGGCCCGCCGTCTCGGCCTGGTCAGCTTCTGA
- a CDS encoding hybrid sensor histidine kinase/response regulator, translated as MSNLDSQAMSMLDEPTLLAQRSGLRRLRFNAELEEDFAGYMHVRLANRAFVVAVCAFTFMLLFMLLDWAYLTVELYQVTIPARMAVLLVVGWAIWYSGRPAKVAPDQAFAVSILGYTLSGLMVALVIVAARQVDLPVAVTHEGLYLVLLAGFFLLGLPTRHAVLGSWIIVAVYLLAEYAAGAPRSVIFANGLYLSCFTVIGTFGAYLYEYMLRYGFLNEGLMQAAQRRAERESQSKTRFLATSSHDLRQPLHAMTLFIENLDGRITDMETRKTLKRLADSAHVLQDMLNALLDISRLSVGMVQPQLQSINLHPWLSRLLASMESSARAKGVELQLLCPPRVAVQSDPVLLERLVRNFLNNALVHARATEVRVEVSRADDRLRLAIADDGCGMTEADQLRIFEEFTQLANPARSLDKGVGLGLSICRQLLHLLTYPSGVVSAPGQGSRFWFEVPQAEWRDQPASTARQLQPGLQGKVAVVDNDEINREAMQGLLVQWGLEVVSYASAEEVMIALESAGADVLLSDYRLEGELNGLELVRQLRTSKRFSGPAVLVTADTREEVAEQARLVDVHVLYKPVLPSRLRRHLQTLLRNSVRS; from the coding sequence ATGTCCAACCTGGACAGTCAGGCCATGAGCATGCTGGATGAGCCGACTTTGCTCGCTCAGCGCAGTGGCCTTCGGCGTTTGCGCTTCAATGCCGAACTGGAAGAAGACTTCGCCGGGTACATGCATGTGCGCCTGGCCAACAGAGCCTTTGTGGTTGCCGTCTGTGCGTTCACGTTCATGTTGTTGTTCATGCTGCTGGACTGGGCTTATCTGACGGTAGAACTGTATCAGGTCACCATTCCTGCGCGTATGGCAGTACTTCTGGTGGTTGGTTGGGCGATCTGGTATTCCGGCCGACCTGCCAAGGTGGCGCCAGACCAGGCATTCGCTGTGTCTATTCTGGGTTATACCCTCAGTGGCTTGATGGTTGCGCTGGTGATTGTGGCTGCGCGGCAGGTTGATTTGCCGGTGGCAGTCACGCATGAAGGGCTGTATCTGGTGCTGCTGGCGGGTTTTTTTTTGCTGGGCCTGCCGACCCGGCATGCGGTTCTGGGCTCCTGGATCATTGTCGCCGTCTATTTGCTGGCCGAGTACGCTGCTGGCGCACCGCGTAGCGTAATTTTTGCCAATGGACTCTATCTCAGCTGCTTTACGGTAATCGGGACCTTTGGTGCTTACCTGTACGAATATATGCTGCGCTACGGCTTTCTCAATGAAGGGCTGATGCAGGCAGCCCAGCGTCGGGCGGAACGCGAAAGTCAGAGCAAAACCCGTTTTTTGGCTACCTCCAGTCATGATTTGCGCCAGCCGCTGCACGCGATGACGCTGTTTATCGAAAACCTTGACGGTCGCATCACGGATATGGAAACCCGCAAAACGCTCAAGCGTCTGGCGGATTCGGCCCATGTCTTGCAGGATATGCTCAATGCCTTGCTGGATATTTCGCGTCTGAGTGTGGGTATGGTCCAGCCTCAGTTACAGAGTATCAACCTGCACCCCTGGCTGAGTCGCTTGTTGGCCAGCATGGAGTCCAGTGCCCGGGCTAAAGGTGTGGAGTTGCAACTGCTGTGCCCGCCACGGGTGGCCGTGCAGAGTGACCCGGTACTGCTGGAGCGGCTGGTACGCAACTTTCTCAATAATGCTCTGGTGCATGCCCGCGCGACTGAAGTGCGCGTCGAAGTCAGTCGTGCCGATGACCGGCTGCGCCTGGCGATTGCGGACGATGGCTGTGGCATGACTGAAGCCGATCAGCTGCGTATTTTCGAGGAGTTTACCCAGTTGGCGAACCCGGCACGAAGCCTGGACAAAGGCGTCGGCCTGGGCCTGTCCATCTGCCGCCAATTGCTGCATTTGCTGACCTATCCTTCGGGCGTGGTGTCGGCCCCGGGTCAGGGTTCACGGTTCTGGTTTGAGGTGCCGCAAGCCGAGTGGCGAGACCAACCGGCCAGCACCGCCCGACAGTTGCAGCCGGGCCTGCAGGGCAAGGTTGCGGTAGTTGACAATGATGAAATCAACCGTGAGGCCATGCAGGGGTTGCTGGTCCAGTGGGGGCTGGAGGTGGTCAGCTATGCGTCGGCCGAGGAGGTGATGATCGCCCTTGAATCTGCCGGTGCGGATGTCTTGCTATCCGATTATCGGCTGGAAGGGGAGCTCAATGGCCTGGAGCTGGTGCGCCAGTTGCGCACCAGCAAACGCTTCTCCGGGCCTGCGGTACTGGTCACTGCAGATACCCGTGAGGAAGTTGCTGAACAGGCTCGCCTGGTCGACGTGCATGTGCTTTATAAACCGGTTCTCCCCTCACGCCTGCGCCGTCATTTGCAAACCTTGCTACGCAACAGTGTCAGAAGCTGA
- the glpD gene encoding glycerol-3-phosphate dehydrogenase, with protein MQQSQLLAASMHSDPDTCDLLVIGGGINGVGIANDAAGRGLSVLLCEQDDLAAHTSSASSKLIHGGLRYLEHFAFRLVREALGEREILLAKAPHIIWPLRFVLPHERHLRPWWMLRAGLFIYDHLGQRVRLPGSRAVKLAEDNPLRPDLLRAFEYSDCWVDDARLVVLNAMQAHAVGASILPRTRCIAARREGAWWQVTLQTASGLREVRARGLVNAAGPWAAKVIEDALDLPSPHALRLVQGSHIVLPRLYAGDQAYILQNVDQRIVFVLPYEDDFTLVGTTDRDYRGDPAEVKPTRDEEDYLLAVIGHYFRQTVDRQQIQHSYAGVRPLLDDDDSNPAAVTRDYTLSVQGQPDQPPLLSVFGGKLTTYRRLAESALAHLQPWFGQMGPAWTAKQPLPGGDFASPLALEQELEEAFPWLTQAQRRRFVRSYGRLCWRFLAEARSAADLGEMFGAGLTAAELGYLCRDEWAQSVDDVLWRRSKLGLHLNAVEQARVAEWMQENAPADS; from the coding sequence ATGCAACAGTCACAGCTTTTGGCTGCATCGATGCATAGCGATCCGGATACCTGTGATCTGCTGGTCATCGGTGGTGGCATCAACGGGGTGGGCATTGCCAATGATGCGGCTGGGCGAGGGCTTTCAGTATTACTCTGCGAGCAGGATGACCTGGCGGCGCATACCTCTTCGGCCAGCAGCAAGCTGATTCATGGTGGGTTGCGTTATCTGGAGCACTTCGCTTTCCGTCTGGTGCGCGAGGCGCTCGGGGAGCGCGAGATATTGCTGGCCAAGGCTCCGCATATTATCTGGCCGTTGCGCTTTGTGCTGCCCCATGAGCGGCACTTGCGGCCATGGTGGATGCTGCGTGCAGGCCTGTTTATCTATGACCACTTGGGTCAGCGCGTGCGTTTGCCTGGCTCGCGGGCGGTAAAACTGGCTGAAGACAACCCGTTACGGCCAGACCTGCTGCGCGCTTTCGAGTATTCAGACTGCTGGGTCGATGATGCCCGTCTGGTCGTGCTCAATGCCATGCAGGCGCATGCTGTAGGCGCCAGTATTTTGCCTCGGACCCGGTGTATTGCTGCGCGGCGTGAAGGGGCCTGGTGGCAGGTAACCCTGCAAACCGCCTCCGGGCTCAGAGAGGTTCGAGCGCGGGGGCTGGTAAACGCTGCCGGGCCCTGGGCCGCCAAGGTCATTGAAGATGCCCTCGACTTGCCCAGCCCGCATGCGCTGCGTCTGGTTCAGGGTAGTCATATCGTATTGCCGCGTCTGTATGCAGGTGACCAGGCCTACATACTGCAGAATGTCGATCAACGCATTGTCTTTGTGTTGCCCTATGAGGATGATTTCACTCTGGTCGGTACGACTGACCGGGATTATCGCGGCGATCCGGCAGAGGTCAAGCCGACTCGTGACGAGGAAGATTACCTGTTGGCGGTTATCGGACATTACTTTCGCCAGACGGTAGACCGGCAACAGATTCAGCATAGCTATGCGGGGGTGCGCCCCTTGCTGGATGACGATGACAGTAACCCGGCCGCGGTAACGCGCGATTACACGCTCTCTGTACAGGGCCAGCCTGACCAGCCGCCATTGCTCAGCGTGTTCGGGGGGAAGTTGACTACCTATCGCCGCCTGGCTGAATCCGCCCTGGCGCACCTGCAACCCTGGTTCGGCCAGATGGGGCCAGCCTGGACGGCGAAGCAGCCCTTGCCCGGTGGTGATTTTGCAAGTCCTCTGGCCCTTGAGCAAGAGCTGGAAGAGGCTTTTCCCTGGTTGACTCAGGCACAGCGGCGGCGATTTGTCCGCAGTTATGGACGGCTATGCTGGCGTTTTCTGGCCGAGGCGCGCAGTGCTGCGGATCTCGGCGAGATGTTCGGGGCGGGATTGACGGCAGCCGAGTTGGGTTATCTGTGTCGGGATGAATGGGCGCAGAGCGTTGACGATGTATTATGGCGACGCAGCAAGCTGGGCTTGCATCTGAATGCCGTTGAGCAGGCCAGGGTCGCTGAATGGATGCAGGAAAACGCGCCAGCTGACAGTTGA
- a CDS encoding ion transporter has protein sequence MTDSVQNQQPWRQRLANWIERPRAQFTIMILILINAVVLGLETSSEIMQQWGTLLMTLDTLILGVFVIEISLRFIAHGWRLLKDPWGLFDTIVIAIALVPASGPLAVLRALRVLRVLRLIALVPSMKIVVQSLLASLPGMGSIVALLGLVFYVAAVIATQLFGQAFPEWFGTLGASLFSLFQIMTLESWSMGIVRPVMEVYPLAWLYFVPFILIATFMMLNLFIAVIVDAIQNQRERVAASKAGTEGQHSLEDAAKSHPHTSLSGVNQELLLLEVRELRKELASLRSTMAK, from the coding sequence ATGACTGACTCTGTACAGAACCAGCAGCCCTGGCGACAGCGGCTGGCCAACTGGATCGAACGCCCGCGAGCCCAATTTACCATCATGATCCTGATCCTGATCAACGCGGTCGTGCTCGGGCTGGAAACCTCCTCAGAGATCATGCAGCAGTGGGGCACATTGCTGATGACGCTGGATACATTGATCCTGGGCGTGTTCGTGATCGAAATCAGCCTGCGGTTTATCGCCCATGGCTGGCGCTTGCTGAAAGATCCCTGGGGACTGTTTGACACTATCGTGATTGCCATTGCCCTGGTGCCTGCCAGCGGCCCTCTGGCCGTGTTGCGTGCGTTGCGGGTTCTCCGGGTATTGCGCTTGATTGCGTTGGTACCAAGCATGAAAATCGTCGTGCAGTCATTGCTTGCCTCGCTGCCCGGCATGGGCAGCATTGTCGCGCTACTCGGTCTGGTCTTCTATGTTGCGGCGGTGATTGCCACCCAGCTGTTTGGCCAGGCCTTCCCCGAGTGGTTCGGCACCCTGGGAGCCAGCCTGTTCAGCCTGTTCCAGATCATGACGCTGGAAAGCTGGTCTATGGGCATCGTCCGGCCGGTGATGGAGGTCTATCCGCTGGCATGGCTGTATTTCGTTCCCTTTATTCTGATTGCCACGTTCATGATGCTGAACCTGTTCATCGCCGTCATCGTCGATGCCATACAGAATCAAAGGGAACGTGTTGCTGCCAGCAAGGCCGGCACAGAGGGTCAGCATTCCCTGGAAGACGCAGCAAAATCCCACCCCCACACCAGTCTGTCCGGGGTCAATCAGGAATTATTGCTACTTGAAGTACGCGAATTGCGCAAGGAATTGGCCAGTTTGCGCAGTACCATGGCCAAGTAA